The Balnearium lithotrophicum genomic sequence AATAATTCCAAAAGATTCCAAATGATTCCAAATGGAGTTTTGGCGGGAAATCATTGGAAGGATTAGTTTAGACATTGGTGCCCGGGGCGGGAATCGAACCCGCACGGGCTTGCGCCCAAGGGATTTTGAGTCCCTCGCGTCTGCCAGTTCCGCCACCCGGGCTCTGTTGGAATTATAATATAGGCCTCTACTTAAAAAATGAAAGGAGATGGAGATGAATTTAAGAGTGGGCTTTATCGGCGGCGGTAATATGGCGGAAGCCTTTATAGGAACTTTCATCAATGGGCAAATTCTACTGCCGTCTCAGGTAATTGTTTCCGACGTAAGTGAGGAAAGAATAAGGTATCTAAGTGAAAAGTTTGGAGTAAAAGTTTCTTTAAAAAATATTGACGTTGTTACAAATTGCGATGTTTTGTTCTTAGCCGTAAAACCCCAGGTTCTTCCATCCGTTCTGAGGGAAATTTCACCTGTTGTTTCTCCAGCTCAAATTTTGGTTTCTATGGCTGCCGGCTTCCCAATTAGGAAAATCGAGGAGTTTGTGGGTGATGATAAGAAGGTTGTAAGAATCATGCCAAACATTTTAGTAAAGGTAGGTCACGGGGTCACCGCATACTGTGACAATCTCAGGCTCTTGGATGAGGAGAGAAGAACTGTAAAGGAGCTCCTTTCCCAAACCGGTAGAGTTGTTGATATTGATGAGAAGCTTTTTGACGCTGTTACTGCAGTTTCGGGGAGCTCCCCAGCTTTCTTCTTCGTTCTAATCGAGGCAATGTGTGATGGAGCTGTTAGGCTTGGACTGCCGAGGGATAAAGCGAAGGAACTTGTTGTGGAAACTTTAATTGGCTCTTCAATTATGGCAAGGGAGGAGAACCCTTCCCTTTTGAAGGACTCTGTTACATCTCCTGCAGGAACTACAATTGAAGGAATTGCAAAGCTTGAGGAGAAGGGATTTAGGTCATCGCTCATAGAGGCCTTAAAGTCCTCGTTTGAAAGGTCAAAAGAGATATCAAAACTCATTGAGGAGCTCTGACTTGCTCCTTCCTGAAAAGAGGTTCTACAGAGCTCTACAGAAACCTAAAGGATTTGTGAGCTTTAACTTGGTATCGGGGGAGAGCGACGTATGGATTGCCGTTCCTGAAGGGAGTTTTTGTGGGGAACTGAAAAAGGAGCTCCTTAACTACCTCATTTTAATCAGGGAACAGATAAAGAGCTTTATTGAGAAATTCCCTGAATTCTACAGGTCGTTAACACCCGTCAAAGTCCCTTTACTCTCCCCAAAAATTGTAAGGGAGATGGCGGGTGCCTCAAAAATTGTAGGTGTTGGGCCAATGGCGGGAGTTGCCGGAGCGGTTTCGTTATTTTTGGGAAGGAGAATTGAAAGTTTCGGACTGGAGGAGTACATAGTAGAAAATGGAGGAGACATTTACCTTTCACTGAAAAGGAAAACGGTTGTTTCAATTTTTACGAGGGAGCCCAAGTTTTTGGGGAAGTTAGGGGTGGAGCTCAAACCGGGGAAGTGGGGAATTTCCTCATCCTCAAGTAAGTTCGGCCACTCCTTAAGTTTAGGAAACGTACAGATAGCTACCGTAATTGGTGGAAACCCCATAGTTACCGACTGCAGTGCAACATACCTCGGGAACAGTAGAAGTATTGATGAGGCAAAGAGAAAG encodes the following:
- the proC gene encoding pyrroline-5-carboxylate reductase — its product is MNLRVGFIGGGNMAEAFIGTFINGQILLPSQVIVSDVSEERIRYLSEKFGVKVSLKNIDVVTNCDVLFLAVKPQVLPSVLREISPVVSPAQILVSMAAGFPIRKIEEFVGDDKKVVRIMPNILVKVGHGVTAYCDNLRLLDEERRTVKELLSQTGRVVDIDEKLFDAVTAVSGSSPAFFFVLIEAMCDGAVRLGLPRDKAKELVVETLIGSSIMAREENPSLLKDSVTSPAGTTIEGIAKLEEKGFRSSLIEALKSSFERSKEISKLIEEL
- a CDS encoding UPF0280 family protein — encoded protein: MLLPEKRFYRALQKPKGFVSFNLVSGESDVWIAVPEGSFCGELKKELLNYLILIREQIKSFIEKFPEFYRSLTPVKVPLLSPKIVREMAGASKIVGVGPMAGVAGAVSLFLGRRIESFGLEEYIVENGGDIYLSLKRKTVVSIFTREPKFLGKLGVELKPGKWGISSSSSKFGHSLSLGNVQIATVIGGNPIVTDCSATYLGNSRSIDEAKRKSEELLRFNTGCISLIEGKFVISGEVDLVKLD